ATCATTTATGTACATCCTAATTGTCAAGAGCAGGTTGGATGTAACATGACAATGTCATTGTTCATAACAAGGCCCCATGGGTATAAAGGTCCAGAACCTGAGGGCACTGCTGCTTTAGCCTTGGAGATTGGTCCCGCCTGATAAACCCAGGGAATCTCTCATTCTAGGCTGATTTCTGTGGAAGTTTCCAACTCCAGCCTGTGCATttacatcagtggttctcagccttcccaatgctgtgatccttgaatacagttcctcatgttgtatgACACCCCCCCCAGACATAaaattttctttgctacttcataactgcaattttgcttttgctatgaatcataatttaTATATCTGTATTTTCTGGTGGTCTTAAGTGACCCCCTGTGAAAGGTTGGTTTGGCCTCCCTTTCATaatccataggttgagaaccatgggTTTACATGTTCCACAGAGTGTGGCTACACATCTAACATctcatttgtttttttcctcaggcACGTCCACTGTGGTGTGCAAGCCCATAGTTATTGACACTCAGCTCTATGTCATTGTGGCCCAGCTGTTTGGTGGCTCTCATATCTATAAGCGAGATGGTTTTGCAAACAAATTCATAAAAATCCAAGATATTGAAGTTCTCAAAATTCGAAAACCCAATGACATCGAAACATTCAAGATTGAAGACAACTGGTACTTCGTTGTCGCTGACAGTTCCAAAGCTGGGTTTACTACCATTTACAAGTGGAATGGAAACGGATTCTACTCCCACCAATCCTTACATGCCTGGTACAGGGATACTGATGTGGAATACCTTGAAATAGCCAGACCACCATTGGCCCTCAGAACACCTCATTTAATCCTGTCCAGTAGTTCTCAGCGCCCTGTTATTTACCAGTGGAGCAAAGCAACACAGCTATTCACTAACCAAACCGACATTCCTAACATGGAGGACGTATACGCGGTGAAGCACTTCTCTGTGAAAGGTGATGTGTACATCTGCTTGACCAGATTCATTGGCGACTCTAAAGTCATGAAGTGGGGCGGCTCCTccttccaggacatccagaggaTGCCATCTCGAGGATCCATGGTGTTCCAACCTCTTCAGATAAATAATTACCAATATGCAATTCTCGGAAGCGATTACTCCTTTACTCAAGTGTATAACTGGGATGCAGAGAAAGCCAAATTTGTGAAGTTTCAGGAGTTAAACGTTCAGGCACCCAGATCATTCACACACGTATCCATTAATAAGCGtaattttctctttgcttccagTTTTAAGGGAAACACGCAGATTTACAAACATGTCATAGTTGACTTAAGCGCATGAGACACCAAACTCCACGGCTGCCATCGGAAACTTTCTACAGTGCGTGACCTGGATGAACTCAATGCATGATGACTCTTCTTATCACACTTGCAGATGAATACCTTTCAACACTGAGACTGCTAAAGCCAATACTACCAGTATCACCATCCTTAACTGTCCGGTCCAGTGGTGTGGGAAGTTACCTTTTATAAGACAAAAGTTTCCTTATGTAACTGTTCTTTGCAGTGAAGATGTGTAAATAAGCGTTTAATGGCATCTGTTACTCCGAAAAGAAATATTCATATgtacttttccatttatttattcacgtGTTCAGAAACAACTGCcaaataaaatgtttacattttctttcatatCCCAAAGGTAATTATTTACAAGAGCTGTTTGATTCCTGTTGATTGTATGTTGAGGAAATAGTTTTATACACTAGGATTATATTTGGATCAAGGATTTATTGTATGAATATTGAGTAAAgataacaaatgaaaataatttcccaTAATTTATAAGCACCTTTATCCGGGTTCTATCCGTGGGTTTTGAATACTCAGAAGTCACGACGTTTAGGGACACTTAAAGGTGAAAGGGTAACACCCTTCAATGAGAGGGAGTTTGCCTATTATGATAAGGCTAACCTGTAATGAGAAGGAAGACCACCCTGTTCTATCTGATAGCCTGGGTTAAATACCACTCAGCCATTTTATAGAAGAAatttcagatttaggattgaaaAGCTCCTGATCTGGGACCTTCTGAATATCTAACTCTAGAGTCTCCTGACAGCTGGTAGATTGTAAATTATGGAGAGCACTTGCCTCCCAACATGCTGGCCCTGGAGGCCTCTCTATCTGGCAGAGGACATTTTGCTTCTAGACACTGGATTTGCTGTGACTGACCTGCCACACAGTGCCTGTGAGGCTCATGTTTGATTTTCTAGATTCCTGCTTCTGGATCACTTGAGTCATTAGTAGCTAGCACAATGCCTGTTATGTACATGTAGGCTCTCAAACATTGCTTTTCAAAGGCTGAGGATATAGTTTCACGGAAAAGTACTCAATGTGGCCTGTGTAAAacctggagttcaattcccagcataaaACAAAAGAGTTTGCGGGGGTGGAGGGGGAACGAGTGACTCCTTCTCTTATAATAAACTCCACGGGTCCCTCTGACCTATCGAGTACTTACTGGCTACTTGTTCAGAATATGGTGTGGTTGTGGGTAACTAATACAGGAGGAGGGTGCAATGCTCACCCTCTGTAGTCTTGAAAAAGATTGGCAGCGGGCTAAATATACAAAAACATCTATAGATTAAGCAATGTGTACAAAGAATGACCTGAAAATTCTAGATTTTGAGTATCATGGGAACAACCAGAGCAACTTTGGGGAAGCTATGCTCTTCGTCTGACTTAAAGGGAAGAGGCAAAAGAAAGTGTGTAGGGAAGACATTGCGGGCACAAACTGGTTATGTGTGCTGCCTCTATGGAGAGCTTTTGAGCTTGCTATGTTCCCACTGGATGGAGGTAGGCAGACAGCAGTACCCTCTGCCCAGGATAAGTCTGGTTGCCTGGAGCATCAGGGGTCTCCACAATAATCACACAGTCTCCAAAGAAGCAACACCCTGGGTCACCACGCACAAAGACAGAATTTCATTACTCATCTAGAAAAGATAGTAGATTTGGCTTCAGAGTGATAAGGAAGAGGAAAGCTTAACTCCTGATCATTCGCTGGCCTTGGAATGCCTTTTCCTTTGTTCTAATAAGCAACATCATCATATGCTGCTGGAGGACGCCTGCACTGTACAGTCGGAGTTGAAATCTAGCTCTGCCATGCACAGGCTTTGTAACAGGAAAGATCTTAACCAACCTGAGCCCACTTCTTCATTCGTAAAGATGGATAACAAAACCTACTTCTGAGAAGAGGGATAAATGAGAAAACCCGTGAACAGCAGATGGTATTTTTTCCAAATACATCCCCTACCGCACCTTGAACCCCCACGCCTGTGAGACCTTGTCCAAAATTCACTAAGAGGTAGCATCGAACTCACCTGAATGGTTGGTGACTTGCTGTTAATACGTTGAATTTGGTGAAAGTGATAGTTTGGCTTCCACGCTAAGTCATAAAAACCATGAACTCCTTCTTGCCTTGCAAATTGGAACACTTGCCTGCAGAGCCCAGAACATCTGCATAAGAAGTCTTTCTAACCAGAGGCCATTCTTCTTTGTTGAAAACCAATCCCCTCGGGAGCAACCACCTCCTGGTGCTCTGGTCAACAGGCCCAGCTGGTGTTGCAGCCAACAGCCATCATCAACCACCAGTCCTGTAAAGCCTACAGCTCCAGACCGTGTGGTCAAGTTCCTACCAGACATCAGACCTTCCCACCTAAGGGGCAGCCATTAAAGAGCAGCAAGCCATCCACAATATCCCTGCCCAAATTTGTGACCCGGACTCTATGAGAATAATAAAGTGGTTGTTTTAAATGGATCTGTTTGGGGTGATTTGTTACACATCCATAGTCATCAGAAGGTAAATGGAGCACAGGAGCAGAATGGCCTGTGTGAACACTCTCCACACAATAGCTACCTGGtaggctccaccccacccccacccccagcacattACCCACTTTTGGATCATACTATACCTTTTAAAGGATAACTACTTCTACTCAACGCCATTTCGGTGTTCTTACCTTGTACCGAGCACTGTTCTCGGGTGCAGAGACTGTGCATCCACAGTCTGCGGTGTTAGTAATTTTCCTTAAAGCCTGAAACACGATGCTGGGTGATGAGCTGCTTGAATTCAGACTGTCATCCAGGCCTGTCTACCTTATGTCATCAGGTGTTATCTTTCAGTTTTTCACTCTCCAGCTTATATGCGTGATGGTCAACAGGACAAGAAAAgagtggggaggaagagaaaatcaTTTAAGATCCAACTGAGTTTCAACTCTAGCCCCTTCTGGCCACAGATAACTGGGTCTGGGTGCACTCCAAGTCAGTTATCTCCCTTGAATATTTGGAACTAGGACCACAGAGGCTAGGACTTTTAACACAGGCGCCAGATTGGCAAGGTGATAAATTGGGGTTTCTAGAAGCAGAGAGGTTTGCTGAGGAAGTAAGGAGCAACGTAGGATAGGAAAGGATGTTGGGTAAAGATAGATGCCTGGTCTCAGCCTCATCCCAGTGGGGACTCGTCCCATGGGGACTCAAGAGTGTGAATTATGCCACACTAGCCCAAGAGTGAAGAGTATCACTTTTGGGCAACTTTAGAAGAGGTTTCAGTCCACCAATGATCGTCCTCTAGAGAACACTACACATAAGCTGTCACTGGTCACTGATCCCAGTTACTGTGGAGTGAGTATGTGAACTGGGAATGGGAGTCTGGGTGGGGTACCAGGAGCCTATACCACCATGATAGTGATCAAGGGGCCGAAGCCATCTCTGAACGGTTGTCATGGCCCGTGTATGTACCAGGATCCCGGTTGAAATAGAAAAGAAGCAGAAGTGAGATGCTACACAGTGTGTGGGAAAGagcagagaaaagggagaaggaggaggggtagagggaggggaggacacaaaggaaagaaagtcagggagggagggactgtgTCAGACGCATGATGAGGTGTGGCATGCCAGGGTGGCCGCCCTGATAACCAGACTGTGTAAAACGGTTGCTGGAGCATTTGTTGGAGAATATTCTCAAAGTCGACATCTgggaaggagggaatgggagCAGGATTAGGCGGAGGGGCACAATGATGCTAACAAAAGCCTCTGACAGCTCCAGAGCTCGCGAGCTCTGGAGTTGAAATGTCTCTTTTCAGTTGTCCCAAGTTGGAGCAAGAGAACTCACTTTTATAGATATGTCATTTCTCCTCAGATATGGAAGAAAGCTGTTCCTGGAAGGAAGCATGGGCTCTGGCATGGGCTCAGGCGAGGCTGTTGCTTAGCCAAAGCCATCTGCAAAGATACCAACCATCAGAGTCCATCTTCTCACTACTGAACTCCTTGACGAAAAGCCCTGTATTCCTGAATGGGCATCTTGGCAGTTCATTGTGTCCAcctcagaggggagagagagggagaaggaagagaaaggaggaggaggaggaagaggaggaggaggaggaggaggagaaggaggaggaggaggagagcagctGCCTAGTCCATGTTGTTTTCTGCCCCACATCCCAAGAGATCTGGTTGTGCTTTCTGCCCAATTATTTGAGATACTTCTGTAACCATCCAGTTCccatcactacacacacacacacacacacacacacacacacacacacacacacacacacaagcacacttgCATACACCCACaccttgcatgcacacacacactttttgagaGATTTCTACATTTTTATAAACTATCTTCAACTGGTGTGGGCCACATGGTGACTACTGTTGCTTGACAAAGTTCCAGCATATCAAGATTGTGAACcacgggctggagagacggctcagtggttaagagcaccaactgctcttccgaaggtcctgagttcaaatcccagcaaccacatggtggctcacaaccatctgtaacaaaaatccgataccctcttctggtgcatctgaagacagctacaatgtacttagatataataataaataaatcttaaaaaaaaaaaaagattgtgaacCAGAATTCTCCAGCATCCTTTTACCTTCATCTTGGACTTTTACTGTGTGTTATGGGAGTctccttatgttttttttttttcccttttggggAATTTTATATGAGCTTTAGTAGATAGAGTGCATAAATGTGTACAATGGCAATCTCTCTAAACAATTCTTTGGAGAACAGTCTCTGCACCGTGGAACCACACACAACATGATTAACTCTGCCGACTCCCACATAAGAACTCCCATTGTGCCCCTCAGCACCAAGAGCAGAGACGTTAACGATTTATCACCTGAAAGATGGCTCCAGGAACTCTTAGGCACTTACACCTACTCCCAAAGATGAAAACACACAATTGAGAAAAATCATCAAGACCCAGAGTCTGAGGCCTTAGCAGTTGAGGGCACAAGTTCAGTTTCTGAGTATAGGATAGTGTCCACAACTGATTCCCCAGGCGTGTGACTTACAGGATGAATGGTATCCCTATGAGGAGCAGAGTCTGTCAAGAAGTTAGACTGGCTTGATTCCCCCTCTGCCATGTACAGGAGCATCCACTGAAGGAGGATGGTACAGCATAATGAAAGAAGAGTAAGATACCAGGAGCTTCCCTCTggggagagaatgaggagaaCAGGTCCATACTGTAAGACTAAGGCACCTAGGAAGGCAAGTAGGAACCAGCTCAATGCTTAGTGTGCTCCAGGGTGCAAACACTGCCCCTTGAGGAATGAAAGTGTTCTTCTGGGCTtgtttctcaggactcaaatgtcTGGGACCTCCTGACTACAAAAGCTGGGAGCCTACAGGAGGAAAGGGGCACTTGGGTGGGGTTGCTGAATCTTAGAAAACAATAAAGACTTAGATGCTTGCTGAACTTACTGCTTTTGCTTCAAAGAAAAATACTGTAATAAAGTTGATTACCTCGCTCATTCTCGATGTTGAAAAATCGGTCTAAAACAGGTTTAAAACCATCTGTGAGAAGATCATCCATCTCTTGGAATCATTAAGTCTGCTTTCAGCATTACCTGTGATTCAGCTGCTGTGCAAACATAGAGTATAAAAAGGTGTTGTCTTTCTTCAATAAACCAGCTGTCCTGAACCACCCTCAGACTGTGTGAGTCTTCTTTCCTCGCCAACTCCACACCTCTTTGGGACCTGAACCCCACTGGAGCTGGACTCTGGCACCCAACCAAGAATATGCAGGTGAGATTTGCTCTGCTGGAAATATGAGGGAAGCACTAGATAATTCAATATTTCTCTGCCATTCAAATGACGTCACTTCTCTCACTTTGACACCTCTTgtcaaattaatttaaaaattaccttTCCAACCAGAACAGGACTTCTCAATGTTTAAAACAGAATTTCAATGCATCAGAACTTCTTGCACCACGGAAATGAAAAAGATTTATGATGCATTTTGGACCTACAGATTTCTAATTATGTTGCAAATCAGCAaattttacaattaaaattaatCTAAATTGCCAGGGTAGTGATCGTATCCTTATAGCTGTGGCACTGCCTCAGATTTTGTTACTTCACCTCAAACTGATTCTAAATGGTTGCCTGGCATTGGTCCTACAAGCTCATCTATAGAACACTGTACTAGCAAATCACAGCTCAGTTCACTCAGCTTTGCTAGTATCATAACATGCCAACCCTACTGGTTATAGTGAAGGCATTTTAGTAGGCTTGGTGCCTGCGACATCCAGCCTTTTAAAGATGCCATGTTTTGAAGTTCAAAATGACCCTTGTCCTCCTACCCCAATGCTCTCCATGTTGCCCACATTTGTAGTTCCTTTAACAATTTTCCCATCCCCCATCACCTAGGCACTACGTCATTCTGTGCTCAGGTCACTTGTCCCACCGGTAACACTCTTCTCCTGACTTTTCTACACTTTGGAATCTTCATTCATACCTAGCCCATTACATGtggtggctccctcttctggctttgccCGCCCATTGGTTTCACCAGGAGCAGGGGTCATAATTCAACCTGCCTTAGAGGTGGTTAGTTGTTGATCTAGCCATCTTTGCATAGTCCTAGCCAACTTCGCATCCTTGAGGGTCAGGATTGCATCCTACCTGCCACTTTTTTTATCATCTCATTCTACCTGAAGCCTAAGCTCCAAAAACAGTGCTTGCTACCTAGTAGAGGGCAGAAATGAAATAGCTGAAGTCCCCCTGCTTCAACAGTCCTGTTTGCATGTCTATGGAGCAGCCTCCTACCTTCCAGTTCGTTCTCATCCCGCAGAGAATCCTGCCTGTGGACTATCCACGAGTCAAGAGCAAAGGGCAGGAAAGGCAACGGCAGTGCTTTCAAAATATCTAAATCCTTTGGCATAGTCATCCCAGAGAACAAGGTAGACCCACAGGCAGCTGCTCAAAGGCGCCCAGGGTGCTTCCTCTCTAACCAAGGATCTAGAAGTCAGTCTTAGCAAAACTGGGCCTCAGACACTAGGACCCTGTCTTCTTCATTCCCTTGGCCTTGTGTAGCCATATATACTTGACAGCTATAAATAAAATACCCGTAGCATAGGATGCGTCCTTTAGTATTTGAAATATAACaggtgatgcttactgggtacTGACTCTGAGCCAGCTACTGTACTAAGTGCTTTTTCTGCATCGTCGTCTCTTCCTCTGTGATTCTAAGATTATGACATTGTTTCACAGATAGAAAAGCATTTAGGAAGGCTAGATAATTTGCTCATGGTCATTTAGTTggttaagaaacaaagaaagatccGATCTGCTTGGATGGTATCTGCCACTGGTAACATTCCAGGAACTGCCCAGGGACTAAATCCTAAATTAGAAATTCAAaactcagctgggcagtggtggtgcatgcctttaatcccagcacttgggaagcagaggcaggcgaatttctgagttcgagggcagcctggtctacaaagtgagttccaggacagccggggctacacagagaaaccctgtctcgaaaaacaaaacaaaacaaacaaacaaacaaacaaaatcagaactcTGTAATCTgccagacacataaacacactcttAGGGCCTGAAATGTTCCTAGTAGCACACTGGTAAGCTTCACACTTATGAATACAACAAGTTAAATTTTATTGAGGCTATTTATTAAACACCTACTATATGCAGCTCACTATGGTAgataatacaaaaacaaaacaacaaacaaacaaaaaaccgctGAACTGACCGAAAGTCACCCCTATCTTTGAAGGATTTACAAAGTTGCTTAGCTTATGTATACAAGTCTAatgcacaacatgaggaaatatGGCAGAAATTAGTTCTTTAAGAGTCTGACAGAGATGGTAACCATGTCTTCCAGGGGCTCTTTGGCGTCTAAGCCACCCCTCTTGCTCCTCCCAGTATTCCTCTTTCTAGGGCAATAGACATCGTGGTGACACGTTTTACAATTAGGCAAACCTGGGTTTATACCTCAAGAGGCTTTTTACTAGTTTTATGATTATAGACAAGTTTATTAATGTTCTATAAAATATGGATAAATGATAATTATAGGGGATGTTGGTAGATTACATCTAAGCTTCTTAACTATCCTACTAAATGGGCCACTCAGTttaagtatatttattttaaaatgtttcacattttacttatctctctctctctgatgtgcCTGTGAGTACATGGATGAGAATGCCACTGCGCATgcgcagaggccagaggcccgACTCTGAGGAGCAGATTCTCTTCCACAGGGagtttcagggatcaaactcaggtaggtCATCAGACTTGCTCAGCAAGCGCTTTCACACACTGCGCTTTCTCTTGGGCCGTACAGCTGGCAGATCTGACTGGGCACACATTGGAGCGTTTCAGTTTGCTCTCAAGGCTGGAACTGGGTAACTGACCAGCGATACCCTGCTGCTGTACAGGAGCTGCAATCGGGAGGGTAGGCGGGAAGCTTTTCAATGTGGTTGTCCTTCTCTGTGACTGCTGAGGAGATGTGTGGGCTTCTGGAAGGGGGGCCGAAACGAAAACCCAGACGGTTCTGCCGTTACAGTTATCTAGACTTACCGAGTGGAGAAGACAGACATGCAGGGTAAAGAGCCAGCAGCATTGTTGTGTTCCAACACAGAAGACAGCAGGACTGTGATTTACATGGAGGGACTTTGGTCTCTGGGAAACTACTTCTATTTTAATAGAACTTGCTTTTGTTCCAATGTGGCCAATGGTGTCTCAGTGAAGGGAACACTTTGTGAAAAATAAGCTCTTCAAACTTCTGTCTCCCTTTTGTGCCAATAAAAGTCAAATGTGCCCGAATGACAAAATGAAGCAATCTACCACAGTCTCTGTGGTAGAAGTGATGCGTGCTTTATTTCTTAAGAAGATAGCTTGCAATTTGCATGTAAAACAGggtagaattgaactcaggggaGGTTTACTGAGTTCTAGTTCTATGACTCTGGCTGAGTTTCCTAAATGATAGTCTCCAGCAGAAGTGTTCAGTGAGGAAAAACAGACTCCATTTTCTAGTCCCAAATCCCACCCATGTTCTCAGTGGATATATCAAAattattgggattttttttccaaatgcacGTGACCAAGTCTCTACCCTAGATTCTGATCTCTGGGGTGCAGAGATCTCTGATCTCTAAAGCAGTAAGCCAAAAGTTCTCTTGGCTACGTTATAGAAACTTAACTAAGCTAGTTAACTAAGCTAGTTGTTATGTGACATGAACTGTCCTCGGGGTTATTATGACTGTGAAAAAGCCGTGGTTATCctgtgaccaagacaacttatagaagaaacagTTTACTGGGACTTATTGTCTCAGAAGTGTGTGCGTGACCATCTGGTTGGGAGCACGGCAATAGGCAGGAAGGtttggtgctggggaaggagccgCAGTCTTGCATCTTGAGACAGCAACCAtaatgaagaaaaagagaaagctaaCTGGGAACTCTTTGGCTTTTGAAACCCTAAAGCCACTCCCCAGTGGCATATCaattccagcaaggccacgcctcctaatccttcccaaacagttctaccagccGAGGAGCAAACATTCAAACCTATAAGCCTACAGGGGCCATTCTCAGTCAAGCACCATGTGTGTTTAGTTTCAGAAATGCCTGAACCATGTAACCCTGTGATAtttctataaccctgccactccttGCCTCTTAGGTCTGTTTACTTCTGTGTTAGCATCTTCCTAGGTCTTCTTTCTTCCAGAGAGGAGAGACAGTCACAAGCAGCTCCAGCCA
This genomic stretch from Mus musculus strain C57BL/6J chromosome 19, GRCm38.p6 C57BL/6J harbors:
- the Lgi1 gene encoding leucine-rich glioma-inactivated protein 1 precursor, translating into MESESSRRMGNACIPLKRIAYFLCLFSVVLLTEGKKPAKPKCPAVCTCSKDNALCENARSIPRTVPPDVISLSFVRSGFTEISEGSFLFTPSLQLLLFTSNSFDVISDDAFIGLPHLEYLFIENNNIKSISRHTFRGLKSLIHLSLANNNLQTLPKDIFKGLDSLTNVDLRGNAFNCDCKLKWLVEWLGHTNATVEDIYCEGPPEYKKRKINSLSPKDFDCIITEFAKSQDLPYQSLSIDTFSYLNDEYVVIAQPFTGKCIFLEWDHVEKTFRNYDNITGTSTVVCKPIVIDTQLYVIVAQLFGGSHIYKRDGFANKFIKIQDIEVLKIRKPNDIETFKIEDNWYFVVADSSKAGFTTIYKWNGNGFYSHQSLHAWYRDTDVEYLEIARPPLALRTPHLILSSSSQRPVIYQWSKATQLFTNQTDIPNMEDVYAVKHFSVKGDVYICLTRFIGDSKVMKWGGSSFQDIQRMPSRGSMVFQPLQINNYQYAILGSDYSFTQVYNWDAEKAKFVKFQELNVQAPRSFTHVSINKRNFLFASSFKGNTQIYKHVIVDLSA